The genomic interval TCGAATACCGAGGCAGGGAAAGGTCTTTGTAGGGGACAGCGAGACAGCGATTTTCTGGAACATCAAATTCCTGATCCGCCGCCATGAGACCTTGAGGAGAAACTTCATCCCGGTGCAGACGGACCGTCTCCTGGTTCAGGGCGATCAGGAGATCCACGGACTCCTGCGGGGCATAGATCTCCCCGGCGCTCACCCGGACGGCAAAGGTGTTGTGACCGCCTCGAATCCTGGACTGATAGTCCTGGGTCACAACAATGGAATAACCGCTTCGGACAAGACTTCTGGAGAGCAGTTCCCCAATGGTCACGAGACCTTGTCCCGCTTCACCGCCGATGAGGATATTCAGTGCCTGAGACGTCTTACGCGTAGGGATACATCCCTTTCTTGATGCTATTGAAATCGGAAAGGAGCTTGTCGTGTTTCCTCTCGTCTGTGAGCAGGTAGTTCAGAAGATATTCCTGAACGATCATCTTCTTTCCTTTGAGCGCGCTGAGGGCCTCTTCCACGTGTTCGACCATCTTTTTCTCGATCTGGAGATGCTTCTCTATCATGTCCCAGACCCCGCCCATCTCCTCAGGGGTCAGCGAGAGCGCCTTCTTTTCCATGCTGTCAACGATCATCTGTTGAACCCGATGGTGCGTCCTGGAGTCGTTTTGAATGATCTCCATGACGATATGAACTATCGGATTCGTGCTCTTTTTCATCACATTTCCGGTAGACTCCACCGATGAGTCTTCCACCTTCTGCCAGTTCTTCAAGGTCTTGAGAATCTTTTCCTGCAGTTCTTTGGTCGACATCTTCATATCCTCCTTGCAACTTTTTTTGATGTTTATGTAACTAACTCATGGCCTTTTCGGAAAAAAGCCCAGTAACCCTACCAGTTTTCACCAAGGACCTCAAAGTGCGCCTGCGGATGCGAGCACGCCGGACAGGTCTCCGGGGCTTCGGCCCCCTCATGGAGGTAGCCGCAATTACGGCAACGCCAGATCACCTTTTTGTTCTTCTTAAAGACCTGGCCTGACTGGACATTGGCAAGGAGGTCGTTGTAGCGTTTCTCATGCTGTTTTTCGGCCACCGAGATCGCCTCAAAAGCCTTGGCTGCAGCCTCGAAACCCTCCTCACGGGCGATCTTGGCAAACCCAGGGTACATCTCAGTCCATTCGCCATGTTCCCCGGCTGCCGCAGCCTTGAGATTCTCCG from Nitrospirae bacterium CG2_30_53_67 carries:
- a CDS encoding rubrerythrin family protein, translated to MKFKGSRTEKNLLTAFAGESQARNRYTYFAGQAGKEGFVQIADIFEETADQEREHAKRYFKFLEGGEAEVKWSFPAGKIGTTAENLKAAAAGEHGEWTEMYPGFAKIAREEGFEAAAKAFEAISVAEKQHEKRYNDLLANVQSGQVFKKNKKVIWRCRNCGYLHEGAEAPETCPACSHPQAHFEVLGENW